The following are encoded together in the Roseobacter denitrificans OCh 114 genome:
- a CDS encoding BCCT family transporter, which yields MALKPPLSDLPIKTANAGFYRGFSVDVTVASKIIISVLVVWCIFWPTQSGRVLSDLNSVILANAAGWYIWTVAFFIIICLGLAIWPTAGRMNLGVEGEKPEFSNFSWFSMMFGAGIGVGMLTWAVAEPVAHFGSNPETIQGLTTGGAADNVRMAYKWSFLHWGLGAWACYAVCGLSLAFFSYRRGLPLTIRSALTPLFGKALSGKLGHVIDIVAVVATILGVAQTLGFGVEQFVAGLTRIGIGGLVYEDGGATFVGIIVALLVIMGASTLSALSGVGKGIKWLSNINMVLSIFLLGFFILFGATWFGASAMFLGLIDYLLALPQMSFNVWKSDGVEGSEAFLLAQWQGWWPVFYWAWWIAFAPFVGLFLARISRGRSIREFVLGAMIVPSLMCFVWFAWAGGTAIDLELNGGANGVIFDAANGDKIFAMTEFMLAPIADILAWGMAFLIVVLLMTFLVTSADSAVLIVNTINAAGDEGPKARPHILFWGAALGLVVAGLLLSGGTSAIQTAMVIGALPFSIVMVLMCISLIKAIYNDGRREAAGIPATMEPDATAAE from the coding sequence ATGGCACTAAAACCCCCATTATCCGATCTGCCGATCAAAACGGCAAATGCGGGATTTTACCGCGGCTTCAGCGTCGATGTGACGGTGGCCAGTAAAATCATCATCAGCGTATTGGTCGTCTGGTGTATCTTCTGGCCGACGCAGTCCGGCCGGGTCCTCAGTGATCTCAACAGCGTGATCCTTGCCAATGCGGCAGGCTGGTACATCTGGACCGTCGCATTCTTTATCATCATATGTCTCGGGTTGGCGATATGGCCGACAGCGGGTCGAATGAACCTTGGCGTGGAAGGTGAAAAGCCCGAATTCTCCAATTTTTCGTGGTTTTCGATGATGTTTGGTGCGGGTATCGGCGTTGGCATGCTGACCTGGGCCGTGGCCGAACCGGTTGCGCATTTCGGCAGTAACCCTGAGACAATTCAGGGCCTTACCACGGGCGGCGCTGCGGACAACGTGCGTATGGCCTATAAGTGGTCCTTCCTGCACTGGGGCCTTGGCGCGTGGGCCTGTTATGCGGTCTGCGGTCTGTCACTTGCGTTTTTCAGCTATCGGCGCGGATTGCCGCTGACGATCCGCTCGGCACTGACCCCACTCTTTGGCAAGGCCTTGTCGGGTAAGCTGGGCCATGTGATCGACATCGTCGCGGTGGTTGCAACCATCCTGGGCGTGGCGCAAACGCTTGGCTTTGGTGTCGAACAATTCGTGGCGGGTCTGACCCGGATCGGCATCGGCGGTCTGGTCTATGAGGATGGCGGCGCCACCTTCGTCGGTATCATCGTCGCGCTGCTGGTCATCATGGGAGCATCGACGCTCTCGGCGCTTTCCGGTGTGGGCAAGGGCATCAAATGGCTCTCCAACATCAACATGGTGCTGTCGATTTTCCTTCTCGGCTTCTTCATCCTCTTCGGGGCGACTTGGTTTGGCGCATCTGCGATGTTCCTTGGGCTGATCGACTATCTGCTGGCCTTGCCGCAGATGAGCTTCAACGTCTGGAAATCTGACGGTGTCGAGGGATCAGAAGCCTTCCTGCTGGCACAGTGGCAAGGGTGGTGGCCGGTGTTCTACTGGGCCTGGTGGATCGCATTTGCACCTTTCGTGGGCTTGTTCCTTGCGCGGATCTCGCGCGGTCGCTCCATCCGTGAATTCGTGCTGGGTGCGATGATCGTGCCATCGCTGATGTGCTTTGTCTGGTTCGCCTGGGCTGGTGGTACGGCGATTGATCTTGAATTGAACGGGGGCGCGAATGGTGTAATCTTCGATGCCGCCAATGGTGACAAGATCTTTGCGATGACCGAATTCATGCTGGCACCGATTGCGGATATACTGGCATGGGGCATGGCCTTTCTGATCGTTGTTCTGCTGATGACGTTCCTCGTGACATCTGCGGACTCTGCGGTGCTGATCGTGAACACGATCAATGCTGCCGGGGACGAGGGCCCGAAAGCACGCCCGCATATCCTGTTCTGGGGGGCCGCTTTGGGGCTCGTGGTTGCAGGGCTGCTCTTGTCGGGCGGAACATCCGCCATTCAAACCGCCATGGTCATCGGTGCCCTGCCGTTTTCGATCGTGATGGTGCTGATGTGTATTTCCCTGATCAAGGCGATTTACAACGATGGCCGCCGTGAAGCTGCGGGCATTCCGGCGACCATGGAGCCGGACGCAACCGCAGCTGAGTAA
- a CDS encoding aminotransferase class V-fold PLP-dependent enzyme has translation MRLDTDFIRAQFPAFQVPALQGQAFFENAGGSYTCKQVIDRLTRFYTERKVQPYAPYDASTLAGAEMDEARTRMAALLGVDADELSFGPSTTQNTYVLAQAFAEFLQPGEAIVVTNQDHEANTGPWRRLAKRGIEIREWRVDPVTGHLDPEDLEALLDENVRLVCFPHCSNVVGEVNPVIEITALAHAAGAFVCVDGVSYAPHGFVDVGSLGPDIYLFSAYKTYGPHQGLMVIRRVLGGLLPNQGHEFNGDALYKRFTPAGPDHAQVAACAGMADYVDALFDHHIGGPASPTERGRAVHDLMRDHEEALLAPLLDAVSGRNAVRLIGPGTAAGRAPTVALALERPGEEVAAELSRHGIMAGGGDFYAGRALSAMGVDDRLGVLRLSFTHYTTAEDVAQLIDALDKVL, from the coding sequence ATGAGACTGGATACAGATTTTATACGCGCGCAGTTTCCTGCGTTTCAGGTGCCCGCCCTGCAGGGGCAGGCGTTTTTCGAAAACGCGGGCGGGTCCTATACCTGCAAACAGGTGATTGACCGGCTGACCCGGTTTTACACCGAACGCAAGGTGCAACCCTATGCGCCTTATGACGCCAGCACCCTGGCGGGCGCGGAGATGGACGAGGCGCGCACGCGCATGGCAGCACTCCTTGGTGTGGATGCGGATGAGCTGAGCTTTGGGCCTTCGACGACACAAAACACCTATGTGCTGGCGCAGGCCTTTGCCGAATTCCTGCAACCGGGCGAGGCGATTGTCGTCACCAATCAGGACCATGAGGCCAACACCGGGCCATGGCGGCGTCTGGCCAAGCGCGGCATCGAGATCCGCGAATGGCGTGTGGACCCGGTCACCGGCCACCTTGACCCGGAGGACCTCGAAGCGCTGCTGGATGAAAACGTGCGCCTTGTGTGTTTTCCCCATTGTTCCAACGTGGTGGGAGAGGTCAACCCGGTGATCGAGATCACGGCACTGGCCCATGCCGCCGGGGCCTTTGTCTGTGTCGATGGGGTGTCTTATGCGCCGCATGGGTTTGTGGATGTCGGCTCGCTCGGGCCGGACATCTATCTGTTTTCGGCCTATAAAACCTATGGTCCCCATCAGGGTCTGATGGTGATCCGTCGCGTTCTTGGGGGGCTGTTGCCCAATCAGGGCCATGAATTCAACGGTGACGCTTTGTACAAGCGGTTCACACCCGCCGGGCCAGATCACGCACAGGTTGCTGCCTGCGCGGGCATGGCCGATTACGTTGACGCACTGTTTGATCATCACATTGGCGGACCTGCCAGCCCGACAGAGCGGGGGCGTGCGGTGCATGACCTGATGCGCGACCATGAGGAAGCGCTGCTTGCGCCCCTGCTTGACGCGGTCAGCGGGCGCAACGCGGTGCGTCTGATCGGCCCTGGCACGGCGGCTGGCCGCGCGCCCACGGTGGCGCTGGCTCTTGAGCGTCCGGGCGAGGAAGTAGCGGCGGAGCTGTCGCGCCATGGGATCATGGCGGGCGGTGGTGATTTCTATGCGGGCCGCGCACTGTCGGCCATGGGGGTCGATGACAGGCTTGGCGTGCTGCGTTTGAGTTTCACGCACTACACGACCGCTGAGGATGTCGCACAGTTGATTGACGCTTTGGACAAGGTATTGTGA
- a CDS encoding cryptochrome/photolyase family protein, with protein sequence MSTSPVLVWFRRDLRLSDHPALDAAVKSGNPVIPVFIHDDQVETLGAAPRWRLGLGIGHLSETLEGLNSRLILRRGPALETLRTLILETGAGAVFWSRLYDPAAVERDTEVKAALKQDGIDARSFGGHLMFEPWTVETKTGGFYKVYTPFWNMVKNRDVDAPLSAPSRIDAPAAWPGSDTLSDWNMGAAMDRGAAVVAPYVRLGEAAAQTRLNTFIDKIVAGYDTTRDQPAIDGTSGLSENLALGEISPHQCWYAGLRAREEEKPGAETFLKELVWREFAYHLMHHTPRILTGNWKEDWDSFPWNRDETTQAVRRWQQGRTGIQFVDAAMREMYVTGRMHNRGRMIVASYLTKHLLSDWKIGLKWFEDCLIDWDPASNAMGWQWSAGSGPDATPYFRVFNPVTQLDKFDKNRQYVKRWVAEERRAPTQTALSYFDAIPRAWGLSADQDYPAPVVAADEGRKRALEAYENRGF encoded by the coding sequence TTGAGCACATCTCCCGTTTTGGTCTGGTTCCGGCGTGATCTGCGCCTGAGCGATCACCCCGCATTGGACGCTGCCGTCAAATCCGGCAATCCCGTCATTCCCGTATTCATCCACGATGATCAGGTTGAGACGCTGGGCGCGGCGCCCAGATGGCGTCTGGGTCTGGGGATCGGACATCTGTCAGAAACGCTGGAGGGGCTCAACAGCCGCTTGATCCTGCGGCGCGGTCCGGCGCTTGAAACGCTTCGCACGCTCATCCTTGAAACCGGGGCAGGGGCTGTGTTCTGGTCGCGCCTCTATGATCCGGCGGCGGTCGAACGCGACACGGAGGTGAAGGCGGCGCTCAAGCAGGACGGCATCGACGCGCGCTCTTTCGGGGGGCATCTGATGTTTGAACCCTGGACCGTGGAGACCAAGACGGGCGGGTTCTACAAAGTCTACACGCCATTTTGGAACATGGTCAAAAACCGTGATGTTGACGCGCCCCTTTCGGCCCCGTCCAGAATTGACGCACCTGCGGCATGGCCGGGTAGCGATACGCTCAGCGATTGGAACATGGGCGCTGCGATGGATCGTGGCGCTGCGGTTGTTGCACCCTACGTTCGCTTGGGGGAGGCCGCCGCACAGACGCGCCTGAACACGTTCATCGACAAAATCGTCGCAGGTTATGACACCACCCGCGATCAGCCCGCAATCGATGGCACATCGGGGCTGTCGGAAAACCTCGCCCTTGGCGAGATCAGCCCGCATCAATGCTGGTATGCCGGGCTGCGCGCGCGCGAGGAGGAGAAACCGGGGGCCGAGACGTTCCTCAAGGAACTGGTCTGGCGCGAATTTGCCTATCACCTGATGCACCACACGCCGCGCATCCTGACGGGCAACTGGAAAGAAGACTGGGACAGCTTCCCGTGGAACCGGGATGAAACGACGCAGGCCGTCCGGCGCTGGCAACAGGGCCGCACCGGTATCCAGTTTGTCGATGCCGCCATGCGCGAGATGTATGTGACGGGGCGGATGCACAACCGGGGCCGCATGATCGTGGCGAGTTACCTGACCAAACACCTTCTCAGCGATTGGAAGATCGGGTTGAAGTGGTTTGAGGACTGTCTCATCGACTGGGACCCGGCCAGCAACGCCATGGGCTGGCAGTGGTCGGCGGGGTCCGGACCCGACGCCACCCCGTATTTCAGAGTGTTCAACCCCGTCACCCAGTTGGATAAGTTCGACAAGAACCGCCAGTATGTAAAGCGCTGGGTTGCCGAGGAGCGGCGTGCGCCGACGCAAACCGCGCTGTCCTATTTCGACGCGATCCCGCGGGCCTGGGGCCTGAGTGCGGATCAGGATTATCCCGCTCCGGTTGTGGCGGCGGATGAGGGGCGCAAGCGTGCTTTGGAAGCCTATGAAAATAGAGGGTTTTAA